One part of the Vicia villosa cultivar HV-30 ecotype Madison, WI linkage group LG6, Vvil1.0, whole genome shotgun sequence genome encodes these proteins:
- the LOC131614523 gene encoding uncharacterized protein LOC131614523, translating to MANQRSNEAAIKNLENQVGQLAKQLSEQKPGASFSANTQTNPKEHCKAIFTRSGKEVNNGVNEEVIVEDEEEIIVEDEEEEVTVENEGENSEEKIEEELVEKERKEKEEREKNDKKVKKNKKRNENMLTKKKKYTDEETVVLDAHCSAIIQKTPPRKEADPGRVILPITIGGNYISNGLVDLGSSINLIPLSVVKRLGNIEMKHTRINLQLADKSIISPYGVVQDMLVKVDKFLFPVDFVVVDMEEDRDVPLILGRPFMKTTRMMIDIDDGIMKVRVQDKEVIFILFESMKPPKDEHDNFRVDDEKGEIIEVENQFHKDKDKVNHEGNTHHKNFEVGQMVLVCNSRHKVFPSKLKSKWSGPFVVKEVRNYGAIVVEDPKTQESWTVKEQRLKGYRNG from the exons atGGCTAACCAAAGGAGCAATGAAGCGGCCATAAAGAATTTAGAAAATCAAGTGGGTCAACTTGCAAAGCAATTGTCCGAGCAAAAACCGGGAGCATCCTTTTCCGCCAACACCCAAACCAATCCTAAGGAACATTGCAAAGCCATTTTTACAAGAAGTGGGAAGGAGGTGAATAATGGCGTAAATGAAGAGGTTATAGTGGAAGATGAGGAGGAAATAatagttgaagatgaagaggaggaAGTGACAGTTGAAAATGAGGGAGAAAATAGTGAGGAGAAGATAGAGGAAGAATTAGTTGAAAAAGagcggaaagaaaaagaagaaagagagaaaaatgacaaaaaagtgaAGAAGAATAAAAAGAGAAATGAGAAT atgctcacaaagaaaaagaagtacaCGGATGAAGAGACAGTTGTGCTTGATGCTCATTGTAGTGCAATTATTCAAAAAACTCCCCCAAGAAAGGAAGCCGACCCAGGACGAGTCATTTTACCGATCACCATTGGAGGTAACTACATTAGTAATGGTTTGGTTGATTTGGGGTCTAGCATCAATTTAATACCTTTATCCGTTGTCAAGAGATTGGGGAACATTGAGATGAAACACACCAGGATAAATTTACAACTAGCCGATAAGTCTATCATTTCACCATATGGAGTTGTACAAGACATGCTGGTAAAGGTGGACAAATTTTTATTCCCGGTTGATTTTGTGGTAGTCGACATGGAGGAGGATCGTGATGTGCCATTAatacttggaagaccattcatgaagaccacccgaatgatgattgatatcgATGATGGGATTATGAAAGTAAGGGTGCAAGATAAAGAggtaatttttattctttttgagTCTATGAAGCCTCCTAAGGATGAACATGACAACTTCCGAGTCGATGATGAAAAAGGAGAAATCATTGAGGTGGAGAATCAATTTCACAAGGACAAGGACAAGGTAAATCATGAGGGAAACACTCATCACAAAAACTTTGAAGTTGGACAAATGGTGCTTGTGTGCAATTCAAGACACAAGGTGTTTCCTAGTAAGTTAAAGTCAAAGTGGTCGGGGCCATTTGTGGTGAAAGAGGTGCGAAATTATGGAGCCATTGTGGTGGAGGACCCTAAAACACAAGAAAGTTGGACTGTAAAGGAACAAAGACTCAAAGGCTACCGCAATGGATAA